In Candidatus Gastranaerophilales bacterium, one DNA window encodes the following:
- a CDS encoding 4-alpha-glucanotransferase, producing MRISALSYVSFNPSFERKLTPQEKPQYTEALNSALEYLDIKNLAMIIHGTSFPAVGNDADVGSPYGQGANKFVDFLQLHGFNAIQLGPGGEISKQDPSPYSGKVFAKNGLFIDLNELTKKEYAQILSPTIINKAVKKAKSSPSGKNYSYTNFDKAFNTYEKVMTAAYSEFVKKVKSKDKKALQLNQQFEAFKQNESSWLEYDGVYKALSSLYKTDNFNYWGNEEDKNLITELKNGNPDAIERYNIVKSFYREKIELNNFIQFVADKQLKENSNHRKEIGFNYIGDILVGFSHSDVWANKDAFLEGWELGCPYGGKGNGPQTWAIPTLDPKKLFDEDGGLGIAGQLLEDKIAYSLKNYNNVRVDHALGLADPYIYKPGSIVSNDGVIDRKKLVANNVSNLPEVDPQGNFRKVLEKIVLPAFKKYGADKDEAVWEALCSPTPVFSDTYYNKLKLPEITQTEWSRVEGRSRMNWSLLGSHDSAPAIRMNRDNDGWNIDYLSGYLNPDPANSEGKNNFRAKIANNPLEQIKAKFTELFRGTKNIQISFADFFGIDKVYNHGGQKKPSNWRLRLNNNFEDTYHKMLEAENPKNLTLNMPEILATAVRAKKQMEVAMHPDMANNLRDKLNNETKPLLDTLDRFAKVLKEKSN from the coding sequence CTTGCTATGATTATTCACGGCACAAGTTTTCCTGCTGTGGGAAATGATGCCGATGTCGGCTCTCCATACGGTCAGGGAGCAAACAAATTCGTAGATTTCTTGCAACTTCATGGTTTCAATGCAATACAACTGGGACCGGGCGGAGAAATATCAAAACAAGACCCATCCCCTTATTCAGGTAAGGTCTTTGCCAAAAATGGACTCTTTATTGATTTGAACGAACTTACAAAAAAAGAATACGCTCAAATTCTATCCCCAACGATTATTAATAAAGCTGTAAAAAAAGCAAAATCAAGCCCCTCCGGTAAAAACTACAGCTATACAAATTTTGATAAAGCGTTCAACACTTATGAAAAAGTAATGACAGCAGCTTATAGTGAATTTGTTAAAAAAGTAAAATCTAAAGATAAAAAAGCGCTGCAGCTAAACCAGCAATTCGAAGCTTTTAAACAAAATGAAAGCAGCTGGCTTGAATACGATGGTGTTTACAAAGCATTGTCTTCTCTTTATAAGACAGATAATTTCAATTACTGGGGAAATGAAGAAGATAAGAATTTAATAACAGAGTTAAAAAACGGAAATCCTGATGCAATTGAGCGTTATAACATCGTTAAAAGCTTCTATAGAGAAAAAATAGAGTTAAATAATTTCATACAGTTTGTAGCGGATAAACAGTTAAAAGAAAACTCAAACCACAGAAAAGAAATAGGATTTAATTATATCGGGGATATTTTGGTGGGATTTTCGCACTCTGATGTCTGGGCAAATAAAGACGCGTTTTTAGAAGGTTGGGAATTAGGCTGCCCCTACGGAGGCAAAGGCAACGGACCACAAACATGGGCAATCCCCACACTTGACCCGAAAAAATTATTTGATGAAGACGGTGGTTTAGGTATAGCGGGACAACTTTTAGAAGACAAAATAGCTTACTCTTTGAAAAATTATAATAATGTAAGGGTAGACCATGCGCTGGGCTTAGCAGACCCGTATATTTACAAGCCCGGAAGCATTGTAAGCAATGACGGAGTAATAGACAGAAAGAAACTTGTTGCAAACAATGTTTCCAATCTGCCCGAGGTTGACCCGCAAGGTAATTTCAGAAAAGTTTTGGAAAAAATTGTACTGCCTGCATTTAAAAAATACGGCGCGGATAAGGATGAGGCTGTTTGGGAAGCCTTATGCAGCCCAACCCCTGTTTTTAGCGATACTTACTATAACAAATTGAAACTGCCCGAAATAACCCAAACGGAATGGAGCCGTGTGGAAGGCAGATCGCGGATGAACTGGAGCCTGTTAGGCTCACATGATTCTGCGCCCGCTATAAGAATGAACAGGGACAACGACGGATGGAATATTGATTACCTTTCGGGATATCTAAACCCCGACCCTGCTAATAGTGAAGGCAAAAACAATTTCAGAGCAAAAATCGCAAATAACCCGCTCGAGCAAATAAAAGCAAAATTCACTGAACTGTTTAGAGGTACAAAGAATATTCAAATAAGTTTTGCCGACTTCTTCGGTATTGACAAAGTTTATAACCATGGCGGGCAAAAGAAGCCTTCTAACTGGAGATTGCGCTTAAACAATAACTTTGAAGATACTTACCATAAAATGCTCGAAGCAGAAAACCCCAAAAATCTCACGCTTAATATGCCTGAAATTTTAGCTACTGCAGTGAGGGCAAAAAAACAGATGGAAGTAGCTATGCACCCGGATATGGCGAATAATTTAAGGGATAAGTTGAATAACGAAACAAAGCCTCTTTTAGACACTTTGGACCGTTTTGCAAAAGTATTAAAGGAAAAATCAAATTAA
- the amrB gene encoding AmmeMemoRadiSam system protein B, whose translation MNKIKAPSVAGTFYKANPDDLLLQIDGFEQNSKNNYEYKSRAVIVPHAGLVYSGQLAYNGLKSLRSDLKTLFIFAPAHRVGFKGLALTSYDFWNTPLGDVQINKKLNAELENIFGAYVYDAAMAQEHSVEIQLPLLQTLFPDITIVPVLVGNENFDKISEIINFYYPNEENGFIISSDLSHFLNDSDALKLDNLTATMIESKDFTGFEAQQACGCIGILGLVGFAKEKNYSLIRIGMINSSAVTDDKTSVVGYGSWFLYEGEKNRFLKEYYSSLVIDICKNSIKSKFTSSSMSMDIPAIFDEKGASFVTLEKNNHLRGCIGSIIAHRSLLDDLAENARSSAFSDPRFAPVQREELEDLSIAVSLLSIPERMNFKGEEDLLNKITPFIDGLIIKDGNYQAVYLPSVWEQLPDKREFLMSLKIKAGLRPDHFSNNFQAYSFRSEYIKE comes from the coding sequence ATGAATAAAATAAAAGCCCCGTCTGTAGCAGGAACTTTTTATAAGGCTAACCCCGATGATTTACTCTTGCAAATTGACGGATTTGAACAAAACTCTAAAAATAATTATGAATACAAGTCCAGGGCGGTTATTGTACCGCATGCCGGGCTTGTATACTCGGGGCAGCTCGCTTATAACGGGTTAAAATCCCTGCGGTCGGATTTAAAGACTCTATTTATCTTTGCACCTGCTCACAGGGTTGGTTTTAAAGGGCTTGCGCTTACAAGCTATGATTTTTGGAACACACCGTTAGGCGATGTCCAAATAAATAAAAAATTAAATGCTGAGCTGGAAAACATTTTTGGTGCGTATGTATATGATGCAGCGATGGCACAGGAACATTCTGTTGAAATCCAGCTTCCTCTTTTGCAAACGTTATTTCCTGATATAACAATCGTTCCTGTTTTAGTCGGTAATGAAAATTTTGATAAAATTTCAGAAATTATTAATTTTTATTACCCTAACGAAGAAAACGGGTTTATAATTTCATCGGATTTAAGCCATTTTTTAAATGATTCAGATGCGCTTAAGCTCGATAACCTTACCGCAACTATGATTGAGTCCAAAGATTTTACAGGTTTTGAGGCTCAGCAGGCATGCGGGTGTATCGGTATTTTAGGTTTAGTTGGCTTTGCCAAAGAGAAGAATTACTCTTTAATAAGAATAGGTATGATAAACTCTTCTGCGGTAACGGATGACAAAACAAGTGTGGTTGGCTATGGCAGCTGGTTTTTGTATGAAGGAGAGAAAAACAGGTTTTTAAAAGAATATTATTCAAGTTTGGTTATAGATATTTGTAAAAACAGCATTAAATCGAAATTCACATCGTCTTCAATGAGCATGGATATTCCTGCTATTTTTGATGAGAAGGGTGCAAGTTTCGTTACCCTTGAAAAAAATAATCATTTAAGAGGCTGCATAGGTTCAATTATAGCCCACCGTTCCTTACTTGATGATTTAGCTGAGAATGCTAGGAGTTCGGCATTTTCAGACCCTCGTTTTGCTCCCGTTCAAAGGGAAGAGCTGGAAGATTTATCAATAGCGGTATCTTTGCTGTCTATCCCTGAAAGAATGAATTTTAAGGGCGAAGAAGATTTATTAAATAAAATAACCCCTTTTATAGACGGCTTAATTATAAAAGACGGAAATTATCAGGCGGTTTATTTACCGTCAGTGTGGGAGCAGCTGCCTGATAAGCGTGAATTTTTAATGTCATTGAAGATTAAAGCCGGTCTAAGACCTGATCATTTTTCCAATAATTTTCAGGCTTACAGCTTTAGAAGCGAGTATATTAAAGAATAA
- the amrS gene encoding AmmeMemoRadiSam system radical SAM enzyme gives MKYQNTLKDNKVKCTICPRECNLKEGQEGFCHVRKNIGGNIVLTTYGYNTGLAIDPIEKKPLYHFYPGSSVLSFGTLGCNMGCQFCQNWTSSKNKSEAGLLNNASPKDIVKTALKYNCKSIAFTYNDPIIFFEYAIDTAKIARESGIKTVAVTSGFINPKPAEEFFSYMDAANIDLKGFSERFYRKNCLASLEPVLNTIKYLKNETDCHIELTTLLIEGENDAEEELQQECQWITDNLGKDVPLHFSAFHPAYKFMDKKPTSVNTLLKAYSIAKETGLDYVYTGNILNVETSTTYCKNCQKPVIVRDGYRILQYHLENGKCIYCSTKCDGVFS, from the coding sequence ATGAAATATCAAAATACCCTTAAGGATAATAAAGTAAAATGCACCATCTGCCCCAGAGAATGTAACCTAAAAGAGGGGCAGGAAGGATTTTGCCATGTAAGAAAAAATATCGGCGGAAATATTGTTCTGACAACTTACGGATATAATACAGGACTTGCCATTGACCCCATAGAGAAAAAACCGCTTTATCATTTTTATCCCGGCTCGTCAGTTTTATCTTTCGGAACACTTGGCTGCAATATGGGCTGCCAATTTTGCCAAAACTGGACAAGCAGCAAAAATAAATCGGAAGCCGGACTTTTAAATAATGCATCCCCTAAAGACATAGTAAAAACGGCTTTGAAATATAACTGCAAAAGCATTGCTTTTACATACAATGACCCTATTATATTCTTTGAATATGCAATTGATACCGCTAAAATAGCGAGGGAAAGCGGGATAAAAACCGTTGCCGTAACTTCAGGCTTCATTAATCCAAAACCCGCAGAAGAATTTTTCTCTTATATGGATGCAGCAAATATTGATTTAAAAGGGTTTAGCGAAAGATTTTACCGAAAAAACTGCCTCGCTTCTTTGGAACCTGTATTAAATACAATAAAGTATTTAAAAAACGAAACTGATTGCCACATAGAACTTACAACCCTGTTAATAGAAGGTGAAAATGACGCCGAGGAAGAACTGCAGCAGGAATGCCAATGGATAACAGATAACTTAGGCAAAGATGTTCCTTTGCATTTTAGCGCATTTCACCCTGCTTACAAATTTATGGATAAAAAACCCACCTCCGTAAATACTCTTTTAAAGGCTTATTCAATAGCTAAAGAAACAGGGTTAGACTATGTTTATACAGGAAATATTTTGAATGTGGAAACTTCCACAACCTACTGCAAAAATTGTCAAAAACCCGTAATAGTCCGCGATGGATACAGAATACTCCAATATCATTTAGAAAACGGCAAGTGTATCTACTGTTCGACAAAATGCGACGGAGTCTTTAGCTGA
- a CDS encoding sulfite exporter TauE/SafE family protein, with protein sequence MEYLAILLVCTFSGVLTGLLGIGGGLIIVPFFMSVLPLFGIHTFSLHQIIGISSTCVFINSAATIFYRRNEKFMQMDVLWKLSFAIIFGTVSGAYLTSFAPSKLIFGIYVAVCLVSLYLMNRDVFFNIQNSRLRFLLYPLFAAIGAISSSIGIGGAILFATALKCFIDSDTKALLPSITFLVTVHAFFAFSSKLVLGEVVLFIIPIAIVASLVGSKIGIFLSKKASSGLINKMMSAVLIFGLLRIGAEFFR encoded by the coding sequence ATGGAATATTTGGCAATATTGTTGGTTTGTACCTTTTCGGGAGTTTTGACAGGGCTTTTGGGGATAGGCGGCGGTCTTATTATAGTACCTTTTTTTATGAGCGTGTTGCCTTTGTTTGGTATTCATACTTTTAGCCTGCATCAAATCATAGGTATAAGTTCCACATGTGTTTTTATAAACAGCGCTGCAACTATTTTTTACAGACGTAATGAAAAGTTTATGCAAATGGATGTTCTTTGGAAGCTCTCTTTTGCTATTATTTTCGGTACTGTTTCAGGGGCATATCTTACTTCTTTTGCGCCTTCAAAGTTAATTTTTGGCATATATGTGGCGGTTTGTTTGGTGTCTTTATATCTTATGAACAGGGATGTTTTCTTTAATATACAAAATTCTCGTTTGAGATTTCTTTTGTATCCTCTTTTTGCCGCTATAGGAGCTATAAGTTCTTCTATAGGGATAGGCGGTGCAATTTTATTTGCAACGGCTTTGAAATGCTTTATAGATAGTGACACAAAAGCGCTTTTGCCATCAATTACTTTTTTGGTTACGGTTCATGCTTTTTTTGCATTTTCGTCAAAACTTGTGCTTGGAGAAGTTGTTTTATTTATAATACCTATAGCTATAGTTGCCAGTCTTGTAGGGTCTAAAATAGGCATATTTTTATCTAAAAAAGCAAGCAGCGGGCTTATTAACAAAATGATGAGCGCGGTATTGATATTCGGGCTTTTGAGAATAGGGGCGGAGTTTTTCAGATAA